Proteins found in one Brachypodium distachyon strain Bd21 chromosome 5, Brachypodium_distachyon_v3.0, whole genome shotgun sequence genomic segment:
- the LOC100844141 gene encoding calcium-dependent protein kinase 13, producing MGNACGGSLRSKYLHSFKHAASQRHDSDYNSSAAAAGADSPKKQQQPSSHPSAAAAKTDGHAAPAPAPPAAMRRGGAGAPADLGSVLGHPTPSLRDLYQLGRKLGQGQFGTTFLCTELATGTEYACKSISKRKLITKEDIDDVRREIQIMHHLSGHNNVVAIKGAYEDQLYVHIVMELCAGGELFDRIIQRGHYSERKAAELTRIIVGVVEACHSLGVMHRDLKPENFLLANKDDDLSLKAIDFGLSVFFKPGQIFTDVVGSPYYVAPEVLCKKYGPEADVWTAGVILYILLSGVPPFWAETQQGIFDAVLKGVIDFDSEPWPVISDSAKDLITRMLNPRPAERLTAHEVLCHPWIRDQGVAPDRPLDTAVLSRIKQFSAMNKLKKMALRVIAESLSEEEIAGLKEMFQTMDTDNSGAITYDELKEGLKKYGSTLKDTEIRDLMEAADVDNSGTIDYIEFIAATLHLNKLEREEHLVAAFSYFDKDGSGYITVDELQQACQEHNMPDAFLDDVIKEADQDNDGRIDYGEFVAMMTKGNMGVGRRTMRNSLNISMRDAPGAL from the exons ATGGGCAACGCATGCGGCGGCTCCCTTAGATCCAAGTACCTGCACAGCTTCAAGCACGCCGCGTCGCAGCGCCACGACTCCGACTACAACAgcagcgccgcggccgcgggaGCGGACTCGccgaagaagcagcagcagccctccTCCCACCcgtccgcagccgccgccaagacGGACGGCCACGCGgcccccgcgcccgcgccgcccgccgccatgaggcgcggcggggccggcgcgCCCGCCGACCTCGGCTCCGTGCTCGGCCACCCCACGCCCAGCCTCCGCGACCTCTACCAGCTCGGCAGGAAGCTCGGGCAGGGCCAGTTCGGCACCACCTTCCTCTGCACCGAGCTCGCCACGGGGACGGAGTACGCCTGCAAGTCCATCTCCAAGCGCAAGCTCATCACCAAGGAGGACATCGACGACGTGCGCCGCGAGATCCAGATCATGCACCATCTCTCCGGACACAACAACGTCGTCGCCATCAAGGGCGCCTACGAGGACCAGCTCTACGTGCACATCGTCATGGAGCTCTGCGCTGGCGGCGAGCTCTTCGACCGCATCATACAGCGCGGCCACTACAGCGAGCGCAAGGCCGCCGAGCTCACTCGGATCATCGTCGGGGTCGTCGAGGCCTGCCACTCGCTCGGGGTCATGCACCGGGACCTCAAGCCCGAGAACTTTCTGCTCGCCAACAAGGACGATGACCTCTCGCTCAAGGCCATCGATTTTGGGCTCTCCGTTTTCTTCAAGCCTG GCCAAATTTTCACCGATGTTGTCGGAAGCCCATATTATGTAGCTCCAGAAGTGCTCTGCAAAAAGTATGGACCAGAAGCTGATGTATGGACCGCTGGTGTAATTCTTTACATTCTACTAAGTGGTGTACCCCCGTTTTGGGCAG AGACACAACAAGGAATATTTGATGCTGTATTGAAGGGTGTCATTGATTTTGATTCTGAACCCTGGCCTGTGATATCTGACAGTGCAAAAGATCTGATAACACGAATGCTCAATCCCCGCCCTGCAGAACGCTTGACAGCACATGAAGTTCTAT GCCATCCTTGGATTCGTGATCAGGGAGTCGCTCCTGATCGTCCTCTTGACACAGCTGTTCTATCTCGCATTAAGCAATTCTCTGCAATGAATAAGTTGAAGAAGATGGCTTTGCGG GTAATAGCCGAGAGCCTCTCAGAGGAGGAAATTGCTGGGTTGAAGGAAATGTTCCAGACTATGGACACTGATAACAGTGGTGCAATTACATATGATGAGCTCAAAGAAGGCTTGAAAAAATACGGCTCCACACTGAAGGATACTGAGATCCGTGATCTTATGGAAGCA GCGGATGTGGACAACAGTGGTACCATTGACTATATAGAGTTCATCGCTGCGACATTGCATCTGAATAAACTGGAGCGTGAGGAACATCTAGTGGCAGCCttttcatattttgacaaagaTGGAAGTGGCTACATCACAGTGGATGAACTGCAGCAAGCATGCCAAGAGCATAACATGCCAGATGCTTTTCTTGATGATGTCATTAAAGAAGCTGACCAGGACAAT GATGGCCGCATTGACTATGGAGAATTTGTTGCCATGATGACCAAGGGCAATATGGGGGTTGGGCGAAGAACAATGAGAAATAGCTTGAATATCAGCATGAGAGATGCACCCGGTGCACTCTAG
- the LOC100844740 gene encoding putative pentatricopeptide repeat-containing protein At3g11460, mitochondrial, whose protein sequence is MVATPWTPPPPSPSLPAATSHMAITQALADALRSCGARSALTGARTLHSRLINVGLASVVFLQNTLLHAYLSCGALSDARNLLRDEITEPNVITHNIMMNGYAKLGSLSDAVELFGRMPTRDVASWNTIMSGYYQSGQFLNALDIFVSMRQTGDSLPNAFTFGCVMKSCGALGWHEVALQLLGLLSKFDSQDDPDVQTALVDMLVRCGAMDFASKQFSRIKNPTIICRNSMLVGYAKSHGVDHALEIFKSMPERDVVSWNMVISALSKSGRVREALDMVVDMHGKGVRPDSTTYTSSLTACARLSSLEWGKQLHVQVIRNLPHIDPYVASAMVELYAKCGCFKEAKRVFSSLRDRNSVSWTVLIGGFLQYGCFSESVELFNQMRAELMAVDQFALATLISGCCNTMDICLGSQLHSLCLKSGHTRAVVVSNSLISMYAKCGNLQNAELIFNFMAERDIVSWTGMITAYSQVGNIAKAREFFDDMSTRNVITWNAMLGAYIQHGAEEDGLKMYSDMLTEKDVIPDWVTYVTLFRGCADIGANKLGDQIIGHTVKVGLILDTSVVNAVITMYSKCGRISEARKAFDFLSRKDLVSWNAMITGYSQHGMGKQAIEIFDDILNKGAKPDYISYVAVLSGCSHSGLVEEGKFYFDMMKRDHNISPGLEHFSCMVDLLGRAGHLIEAKNLIDEMPMKPTAEVWGALLSACKTHGNNDLAELAAKHLFDLDSPGSGGYMLLAKMYADAGKSDDSAQVRKLMRDKGIKKSPGYSWMEVNNRVHVFKAEDVSHPQVIAIREKLDELMEKIAHLGYVRTESPRSEIHHSEKLAVAFGIMSLPAWMPIHIMKNLRICDDCHTVIKLISTVTDREFVIRDGVRFHHFKGGSCSCMDYW, encoded by the coding sequence ATGGTGGCGACCCCATGGacgccaccaccgccgtcTCCTTCTCttcccgccgccacctcccacATGGCCATCACGCAGGCGCTCGCGGACGCGCTGCGCTCGTGTGGAGCACGCAGCGCGCTCACTGGCGCGCGCACGCTGCACAGTCGCCTCATCAACGTGGGCCTCGCGTCCGTTGTCTTCCTCCAGAACACCCTCCTCCACGCCTATCTCTCGTGCGGAGCTCTCTCCGACGCCCGAAACCTTCTGCGCGACGAAATCACAGAGCCCAACGTCATCACCCACAATATAATGATGAATGGGTATGCCAAGCTAGGCAGTCTGAGCGATGCGGTGGAGCTGTTCGGTAGAATGCCTACAAGAGACGTCGCCTCGTGGAACACTATCATGTCCGGTTACTACCAGAGCGGTCAGTTCTTGAATGCTCTGGACATCTTTGTGTCCATGCGCCAAACTGGGGACTCCTTGCCGAACGCCTTCACTTTTGGCTGTGTCATGAAGTCCTGCGGTGCACTTGGGTGGCATGAAGTGGCACTGCAGCTGCTTGGGTTACTTTCGAAGTTTGATTCCCAAGATGACCCTGACGTTCAGACTGCGCTGGTTGACATGCTTGTGAGATGTGGGGCTATGGATTTTGCTTCAAAGCAGTTCAGTCGGATTAAAAACCCAACTATTATATGTCGGAACAGTATGCTAGTAGGGTATGCCAAGTCACACGGTGTTGATCACGCTCTTGAGATTTTCAAGAGCATGCCTGAACGTGATGTTGTATCATGGAACATGGTGATATCGGCATTGTCTAAGAGTGGGCGAGTCAGAGAAGCCCTCGACATGGTTGTAGACATGCACGGTAAAGGTGTGCGTCCTGATTCAACAACATACACTAGTTCTCTGACTGCATGTGCTAGATTGTCTTCTTTGGAATGGGGTAAGCAACTCCATGTTCAGGTAATTCGGAACCTACCGCACATTGACCCTTATGTTGCCAGTGCTATGGTTGAACTGTATGCAAAATGTGGCTGTTTTAAGGAAGCGAAGAGAGTATTCAGTTCGTTGCGTGATCGGAACAGTGTGTCGTGGACAGTTCTTATTGGGGGATTCTTGCAGTATGGTTGTTTCAGTGAATCTGTCGAGTTGTTCAATCAGATGAGAGCTGAACTGATGGCAGTTGATCAGTTTGCACTGGCAACTCTAATAAGTGGCTGCTGCAATACGATGGATATTTGCCTTGGGAGTCAGCTGCATTCTCTATGTCTGAAAAGTGGGCACACTCGAGCTGTTGTTGTCTCCAATTCCCTTATATCTATGTATGCAAAGTGTGGCAATCTCCAGAATGCTGAACTTATATTCAATTTTATGGCTGAAAGGGACATTGTATCATGGACTGGCATGATTACCGCATATTCTCAAGTAGGGAACATCGCGAAGGCTCGTGAGTTCTTTGATGACATGTCCACAAGAAATGTCATTACATGGAATGCAATGTTGGGGGCATATATACAACATggagctgaggaagatggCCTCAAGATGTATAGTGATATGCTAACTGAGAAGGATGTCATACCTGACTGGGTTACTTATGTTACATTGTTCAGAGGGTGTGCAGATATAGGTGCTAATAAACTCGGAGATCAGATTATTGGTCATACTGTAAAGGTTGGTCTCATTTTAGACACCTCAGTGGTGAATGCGGTTATCACCATGTACTCCAAATGTGGAAGGATATCAGAAGCCCGAAAAGCATTTGACTTCCTAAGTAGGAAAGATTTAGTTTCTTGGAATGCCATGATCACTGGTTATTCGCAGCACGGCATGGGGAAGCAAGCTATAGAGATCTTTGATGATATACTGAATAAAGGGGCAAAACCTGACTACATAAGCTATGTTGCAGTTCTATCAGGCTGCAGCCACTCTGGACTCGTGGAGGAGGGCAAATTTTATTTCGATATGATGAAAAGAGACCACAATATATCTCCAGGGTTGGAGCATTTCTCATGCATGGTGGACCTTCTTGGCCGTGCAGGGCATCTGATCGAAGCCAAAAATCTCATAGATGAGATGCCCATGAAACCTACCGCTGAAGTTTGGGGAGCTCTCCTTAGCGCCTGTAAGACACATGGTAACAACGACCTCGCAGAATTGGCAGCTAAGCACTTGTTTGACCTGGACTCACCCGGTTCTGGGGGCTACATGCTTCTGGCAAAGATGTATGCTGACGCTGGGAAATCAGATGATTCCGCACAAGTGAGGAAGCTAATGCGAGATAAAGGCATAAAGAAAAGTCCTGGCTATAGCTGGATGGAAGTTAATAACAGGGTTCACGTGTTCAAAGCAGAAGATGTGAGCCACCCCCAAGTGATTGCGATTCGCGAGAAGCTGGATGAACTTATGGAGAAGATTGCGCACCTTGGATATGTGAGGACCGAGTCCCCGCGTTCAGAGATTCATCACAGCGAAAAGCTGGCTGTGGCTTTTGGGATCATGAGCTTGCCTGCTTGGATGCCTATCCACATCATGAAGAACCTTCGCATCTGCGATGACTGCCACACGGTGATCAAGCTGATATCGACGGTGACTGATCGGGAGTTTGTGATTAGAGATGGCGTTCGATTTCACCACTTCAAAGGTGGTTCCTGCTCCTGCATGGACTATTGGTGA
- the LOC100844433 gene encoding uncharacterized protein LOC100844433 produces the protein MEESRAGSLEERPGVLLVGAPGVGKRTILSRLVAAEVPDTYDLSSGVLCQGWKIDTKYYSADLSIWTAHLEEGFSLGSLPHLDQLAALVMVFDMNDESSLLTLQNWVDSIDIQRFEVLLCIGNKADLVPGHGAHVEYRRRMQRIGESSTDPHPEYLDFGINESEGCGLLLSEDAPRIEIRDSTLQWCIEQNIEYIEACASNADFDKCLSVDGDSQGVERLLGALSAHMWPGMILKSGNKITAPSLAEKESTDDESNYEFEYEVLSHESDEQWEFIGESSTSRSLEGLNEAKAMQDNTHQEVVNAKVDSLVSNPLSNDSSTESAEEKRVTQNHKIEDSGHVDNTEADEDQRTDAQEVNKLFDDEHYGLDDLERLMSEIGNMRSNLRLVPDFQRREMAAKIAMKMATMFGDSDDEGFQAI, from the exons ATGGAGGAGAGCAGAGCCGGATCCCTGGAGGAGCGGCCCGGTGTCCTCCTCGTTGGCGCCCCCGGCGTGGGCAAGCGAACCATCCTCTCCC GGTTGGTTGCGGCTGAAGTACCGGACACTTACGACTTGTCGTCAGGTGTGCTGTGTCAGGG GTGGAAAATTGACACGAAGTATTACTCTGCTGATCTCTCCATTTGGACAGCGCATCTAGAAGAAGGGTTCTCTCTTGGCTCGCTCCCTCATCTGGACCAGTTGGCTGCTCTTGTTATGGTCTTCGATATGAATGAT GAATCTTCCTTACTAACTCTCCAAAACTGGGTTGACAGTATTGATATTCAGAGGTTTGAAGTTCTGCTGTGCATAGGGAATAAAGCAGATCTTGTACCTGGCCATGGTGCGCATGTAGAATATAGGAGGCGTATGCAAAGGATTGGCGAGTCAAGTACTGATCCACATCCTGAATATTTAGATTTTGGGATAAATGAAAGTGAAGGTTGTGGCTTGTTATTATCAGAGGATGCACCACGCATAGAGATCAGAGACTCCACTTTGCAGTGGTGCATTGAGCAGAATATTGAGTATATTGAAGCTTGTGCTTCCAATGCTGACTTTGACAAAT GCCTATCAGTTGATGGTGATAGCCAAGGAGTAGAGCGACTCTTAGGAGCCCTTTCTGCACACATGTGGCCTGGAATGATTCTGAAATCTGGAAACAAAATAACTGCTCCATCCTTGGCTGAAAAAG AATCTACAGATGATGAATCAAATTATGAGTTTGAGTACGAGGTCCTATCACATGAATCTGATGAGCAATGGGAATTCATCGGTGAGTCGAGTACATCAAGAAGTCTGGAAGGACTAAATGAAGCTAAAGCTATGCAGGATAACACACATCAAGAAGTTGTGAATGCCAAGGTTGATTCTTTGGTGTCCAACCCTCTTTCAAATGACAGCTCTACAGAATCTGCTGAAGAAAAACGAGTAACTCAGAACCACAAAATTGAGGACAGTGGCCATGTGGATAACACTGAAGCAGATGAGGACCAGCGAACTGACGCCCAAGAGGTTAACAAGCTGTTTGACGATGAGCATTATGGCCTAGATGATCTGGAGAGGTTAATGTCAGAGATCGGCAACATGCGGTCCAATCTAAGGCTCGTTCCTGACTTCCAAAGAAGGGAGATGGCTGCTAAGATAGCCATGAAAATGGCAACCATGTTTGGCGACAGTGATGACGAGGGTTTTCAGGCTATATAA
- the LOC100845048 gene encoding protein MULTIPLE CHLOROPLAST DIVISION SITE 1 has translation MAPASVAISLSFRLIPPRPCCGRPSWSRPVRASSDTSGAPNRNQRVGIPERSVEELRALVGSVPPAVSSIRKNIGLSSVAGFCFGIAFLAAVARQIIRRTQEKDNSGSVADLVRRGQLKSGQRGIAKPRVYNDPFNNPLVKIDEGTSTAQMFGKEYRLDPVRLTNEQQAMHQKRRSHAYQWKRPTVFLKEGDPLPPDVDPDTVRWIPVNHPFAAASAEVDEETAKKNVYQKDGVPSRVKAEHEALRTRLEASNNVTKFSSGPRGMQDSERSLRVSDEPSVNLEQFESDMVNNQNGQPILSEKHSSDNSSQSKSLEGQ, from the exons ATGGCGCCCGCCTCCGTCgccatctccctctccttccgCTTAATCCCGCCCCGACCCTGCTGCGGTAGGCCGAGTTGGTCCAGGCCAGTTAGGGCTTCGAGCGACACGAGTGGCGCTCCAAATAGAAATCAGAGGGTCGGGATTCCGGAGAGAAGTGTGGAAGAATTGAGGGCACTTGTGGGTTCAGTGCCCCCCGCTGTTTCTTCG ATCAGGAAAAACATTGGACTAAGTTCCGTTGCTGGTTTCTGTTTCGGCATTGCATTTTTGGCTGCTGTTGCAAGACAAATCATCAGAAGAACTCAAGAGAAGGATAACAGTGGTTCTGTTGCTGATCTAGTAAGGCGTGGCCAACTAAAATCAGGGCAACGAGGGAT TGCAAAACCACGAGTGTACAATGATCCTTTCAATAATCCACTAGTCAAGATTGACGAAGGTACTTCTACTGCTCAAATGTTTGGCAAGGAGTACCGGCTGGATCCTGTTAGGCTTACAAATGAGCAACAGGCAATGCATCAGAAAAGGAGATCACATGCATATCAGTGGAAAAGGCCCACTGTGTTTCTTAAAGAAGGCGACCCCTTACCACCAGATGTCGATCCAGATACAGTTAGATGGATTCCAGTAAACCACCCatttgctgctgcttcagCTGAAGTAGATGAGGAGACTGCCAAAAAGAATGTTTATCAAAAGGATGGTGTCCCATCCCGTGTTAAAGCCGAACATGAAGCTTTGCGGACAAGGCTGGAGGCTTCAAACAAT GTTACAAAATTCTCTTCAGGTCCAAGGGGTATGCAGGATAGTGAGAGATCACTGCGGGTATCAGACGAGCCATCTGTGAATCTGGAGCAGTTTGAATCTGACATGGTGAATAACCAAAATGGCCAACCAATCTTGTCTGAGAAGCATAGCTCTGACAACAGTTCACAGTCAAAAAGCTTGGAAGGACAATAA
- the LOC100845356 gene encoding uncharacterized protein LOC100845356, with translation MDSEQHADNLLGNNSSGKQAVWTTAMSSFVLKFMANLVASGTRTSSGFKQVHLNSCAKALNERFWLQVTATQISNHLRKWKKIWARVDSLKSLHGAIWDEHTCTIVLDREHYTGHIKNHLSDADFLNTPIEHYHELATICGMASGVYARSTNEPLAMDVTENEIENEETSGASGPLATGVEETTISFTNTNGGGDRSGNLVPPKKPKGVGLEQHADNIGGKNGGGELVVWTNAMSSFVLQFLANLVAGGTRPSHVFKQVHLTSCGQALNEHFRVQLTAAQISNHLRKWKKIWAKVNMLKSLSGALWDENTCTIVLDHEHYTDHVKDHHNDADFLNTPIKHYREMATIFVKGKTSAIHAKGNSEPLARDVIENGVEHESNGGNDAIANNGVEEATMSFTNTNGGNIGGSSGSLPPPKKAKVNNDEGMLCTMTRMLDNLAKAIEKSSATHIDIPEDLWDNMIDLPGFEEAHLAHYYAYLCENVSVARAFNKLSMSNKMIWVTRYIKNHLSA, from the exons ATGGACTCAGAACAACATGCGGATAACCTATTGGGTAACAATAGTAGTGGGAAGCAAGCAGTTTGGACAACTGCCATGTCGTCCTTTGTACTCAAGTTCATGGCTAACTTAGTGGCTAGTGGAACCAGAACCTCTAGTGGTTTCAAGCAAGTTCATCTTAATAGTTGTGCCAAGGCTTTGAATGAGCGTTTCTGGCTTCAAGTAACTGCCACTCAGATTTCTAACCACCTTAGGAAGTGGAAAAAAATATGGGCAAGGGTTGACAGCCTGAAGAGCTTACATGGGGCTATTTGGGATGAGCATACTTGCACCATTGTGCTTGATCGAGAGCACTACACGGGTCACATTAAG AACCACCTTAGTGATGCTGACTTCTTGAACACTCCAATTGAGCACTATCATGAATTGGCCACAATCTGTGGCATGGCTTCAGGTGTATATGCTAGGAGTACCAATGAACCTCTTGCTATGGATGTTACTGAGAATGAAATTGAAAACGAAGAAACCAGTGGAGCGAGTGGCCCTCTTGCTACAGGTGTTGAAGAGACTACAATATCTTTTACGAACACTAATGGAGGGGGTGACCGCTCTGGCAATTTAGTACCCCCAAAGAAGCCCAAG GGAGTGGGCTTGGAACAACATGCAGATAACATTGGTGGTAAAAACGGTGGTGGTGAGCTAGTTGTTTGGACAAATGCCATGTCATCCTTTGTGCTTCAATTCTTAGCTAACCTAGTGGCAGGTGGAACTAGACCGTCTCATGTTTTCAAGCAAGTTCATCTTACAAGTTGTGGTCAGGCTTTGAATGAGCATTTCAGGGTTCAACTGACTGCCGCACAGATTTCTAACCACCTTAGAAAATGGAAGAAAATTTGGGCAAAGGTTAACATGCTCAAGAGTTTAAGTGGTGCTCTTTGGGATGAGAATACTTGCACCATTGTGCTTGATCATGAGCATTACACGGATCACGTTAAG GACCACCATAATGACGCTGACTTCTTGAACACTCCAATTAAGCACTATCGTGAGATGGCCACAATCTTTGTCAAAGGCAAGACTTCAGCCATACATGCTAAGGGTAACAGCGAGCCTCTTGCTAGAGACGTGATTGAGAATGGAGTTGAACATGAAAGTAATGGAGGGAATGACGCTATTGCTAATAATGGTGTTGAAGAGGCCACAATGTCTTTCACTAACACAAATGGAGGGAACATTGGTGGTTCCTCTGGCAGTTTACCACCACCAAAGAAAGCCAAGGTAAACAATGATGAAGGCATGCTATGCACGATGACCCGTATGCTTGATAACCTTGCTAAAGCAATTGAGAAGTCTAGTGCGACACATATCGATATCCCTGAAGACCTTTGGGATAACATGATAGATCTACCTGGATTCGAAGAGGCACATCTTGCCCACTACTATGCTTATTTATGTGAGAATGTGTCTGTTGCTAGAGCATTCAACAAGCTTAGCATGTCTAACAAAATGATTTGGGTTACTAGGTATATCAAGAACCACCTTTCAGCTTAG